The Amaranthus tricolor cultivar Red isolate AtriRed21 chromosome 6, ASM2621246v1, whole genome shotgun sequence genome has a segment encoding these proteins:
- the LOC130815728 gene encoding thymidine kinase a-like: MEYRDGRRLNVCAPSSICSFAQNNAFDHLKATAFVKIVDTRLFVRLAFLFQFYGAWKFHAFNGALISVVFSVYLVCVKKKREKKKKEERRKVALIKSNKDTRYEINFIVTHDGDKFPCLALHDLSSFKQKIGSSAYDELEVIGIDEAQFFGDLYDFCRRAADHDGKTVIVAGLDGDYMRYNYIISDHTTCGSRHIQNVATPLPIGFRQAGLDGVDIVIYAILTLKSFGSVLDVIPLADSVTKLNARCELCGKRACFSLRKTDEKQTELIGGAEVYMPVCRQHYVSGQVVIQAARTVLQQKVQCG, encoded by the exons atggaaTATAGAGATGGAAGACGCCTGAACGTTTGTGCACCTTCTAGTATTTGTAGTTTTGCTCAAAATAATGCTTTTGATCATTTGAAGGCAACTGCATTTGTTAAGATTGTTGATACCCGATTGTTTGTACGCTTAGCGTTTCTTTTTCAATTCTATGGTGCGTG GAAATTCCATGCATTTAATGGTGCTCTCATCTCTGTAGTATTTAGTGTGTATTTAGTGTG TGTAAAG aagaaaagagaaaagaagaagaaagaagagaGAAG GAAAGTGGCgctgatcaaatcaaacaaagacACAAGATATGAAATTAACTTCATCGTCACTCATGATGGAGATAAATTTCCTTGCTTGGCATTGCATGACTTGTCATCGTTCAAACAGAAGATTGGCTCAAGTGCTTATGATGAG CTCGAAGTGATAGGTATTGATGAAGCTCAATTTTTTGGCGATCTATATGACTTCTGCCGAAGAGCTGCAGATCATGATGGCAAAACTGTTATAGTTGCTGGTTTAGATGGTGACTATATGAGGTACAATTACATAATCTCTGATCATACTACATGTGGATCACGTCACATACAAAATGTCGCTACCCCATTGCCAATTGGCTTCCGCCAGGCGGGTTTGGATGGTGTAGATATAGTGATATACGCAATCTTAACCTT GAAGAGCTTCGGCTCTGTTCTTGATGTAATCCCACTAGCAGACTCTGTTACAAAGCTCAATGCTCGATGTGAGCTGTGTGGCAAACGCGCCTGCTTCAGTTTGAGGAAAACCGACGAAAAACAGACTGAGCTGATTGGGGGAGCTGAAGTCTACATGCCTGTGTGCCGGCAGCACTATGTAAGTGGGCAGGTAGTCATTCAAGCTGCAAGAACGGTTTTGCAACAAAAGGTTCAGTGTGGGTAG
- the LOC130815178 gene encoding heterogeneous nuclear ribonucleoprotein 1-like, producing MDPGKLFIGGISWDTNVERLREYFQTFGDVIEAVIMKDRATGRARGFGFVIYADPAVADRVVKQKHMIDGRTVEAKKAVPRDDQNIQTRNHGTPSASPVPTRTKKIFVGGLASTVTEGDFKRYFEQFGTITDVVVMYDHNTQRPRGFGFITFDSEDAVERALINTFHDLNGKTVEVKRAVPKELSPVPNRSPLGGGSSGLSRVNSFLNGYTQSYSPIPMGGHGVTIDDRQSPMPFTRGGYPSFSPSSYGNALNYEPRMSPNFGETANIFPKLSFEQGLCAMPNSNVNRHDNFADFDGVNRGNVSTLGSSSWSLWGNGSINETGFPGNNAPTSLRNIEANALTNSESIWNPPAIPAQGGGRASVSNGLGLGYARENNNVGSDVRLYGRDMRNRTLHVSSFPSLDGGFDAKFDDFLGGGSDQSLHLPSLGLKGSGSFEFGLGNSVSDVPLNNPAGLCW from the exons ATGGATCCCGGGAAGCTTTTCATTGGTGGAATTTCTTGGGACACAAATGTAGAACGTTTGAGGGAGTATTTTCAAACATTTGGTGATGTTATTGAAGCTGTGATAATGAAGGATCGAGCTACAGGCCGTGCTCGGGGGTTTGGCTTTGTTATTTATGCCGACCCAGCTGTTGCAGATCGAGTTGTTAAGCAGAAACATATGATTGATGGTAGAACT GTTGAGGCAAAGAAAGCTGTTCCTAGAGATGACCAAAACATCCAAACTAGAAACCATGGCACCCCTAGTGCGTCGCCTGTGCCTACTCGCACTAAGAAGATATTTGTAGGGGGTTTAGCATCTACTGTGACCGAAGGGGATTTCAAAAGGTACTTTGAGCAGTTTGGAACCATCACTGATGTTGTTGTTATGTATGATCACAACACCCAAAGGCCAAGAGGATTTGGGTTCATCACCTTTGACTCTGAAGATGCAGTTGAGAGAGCACTGATTAACACCTTTCATGATCTTAATGGAAAAACGGTTGAGGTCAAACGCGCTGTTCCAAAAGAGTTATCACCCGTGCCGAACAGGAGTCCTTTAGGTGGTGGTAGTAGTGGACTTAGTAGAGTTAACAGCTTCCTCAATGGCTATACGCAGAGTTACAGTCCTATCCCTATGGGAGGACACGGAGTCACGATTGATGATCGTCAGAGTCCCATGCCTTTTACTCGAGGTGGATACCCTTCTTTTAGCCCGTCTAGTTATGGAAATGCATTGAATTATGAACCAAGAATGAGTCCAAACTTTGGTGAAACAGCAAATATCTTTCCAAAGCTGAGCTTTGAGCAAGGATTATGTGCAATGCCTAATAGCAATGTCAACAGGCATGACAATTTTGCTGATTTTGATGGGGTGAACAGGGGTAATGTTTCTACTCTTGGTTCATCTTCCTGGAGCTTGTGGGGAAATGGGAGCATCAATGAAACTGGTTTCCCCGGTAACAATGCTCCTACGAGTTTGAGAAATATCGAGGCAAATGCTCTTACTAATAGTGAATCAATTTGGAACCCCCCTGCCATTCCTGCTCAAGGCGGAGGGCGTGCTTCTGTCTCAAACGGTCTCGGTCTTGGTTATGCTCGTGAAAACAACAATGTTGGATCTGATGTGAGATTGTATGGCCGAGATATGAGAAATAGGACATTACATGTATCTTCTTTTCCTTCACTAGATGGTGGGTTTGATGCTAAGTTTGATGATTTCCTTGGTGGTGGGAGTGATCAGTCCTTGCATTTGCCATCTTTGGGACTCAAGGGATCTGGTTCATTTGAATTTGGACTTGGAAATTCCGTGTCAGATGTTCCGCTCAATAATCCTGCTGGTTTATGCTGGTAG
- the LOC130815264 gene encoding pentatricopeptide repeat-containing protein At5g64320, mitochondrial, with product MLRNSIPKVYMTQFLLSFSKNPSFSYCSFINNDDNTNKSASENYNQNGHFNSETDWENLLKPFDIEDLQKSLAFLTPFRLCKLIELPIDLATSMELFNWAGTQKGYSHSFDVYYALIYKLGAAAMFKDIDKLLLQMKNEGIAFKESLFMLVMRFYGKAGLPGQATRLLLDMKDIYGFKPSFRSYNVVLEILVAGNCHKVAPNVFYDMLNKGLSPTTYTFGIVMKALCKVNELDTALSLLRDMTKYGCVPNSIIYQTLIHALSKLNRVNDALTLLEEIMLMGCVPDVETFNDVIRGLCMVSRIHEAAKLVDRMLARGFSPNAVTYGYLMNGLCRAGQVSEAKALLKKVAEPNVVLFNTLIKGYVLTGKLDEAKEIVRESMVGSKCEPDIYTYNLIIRGLCKEGLYGSAMELVEDIDRKGYKPNITTYTILIDGLCKEGKLEEASHMLDQMSTRGLSLNTVGYNCFICAHCKDGNIHKAFKLYAEMSGKGCRPDIYTFNSLIYGLCKVNEMEEALKLYRDMFLEGVIANSVTYNTLIHAYLRQGFIQEALKLVHDMIFRGLPLDEITYNGLIKALCESGALEKALGLFEEMVRNGSKVRVITCNILINGFCRSGKVEKALELLREMIYRGLTPDIVTYNTLINGLCRNERLQEAVNLLERLLVEEISPDSITYNTLINWHCKCGLSNDALMLLYRGLDNGFIPNATTWYILINNFIHKKWSNVLGFS from the coding sequence ATGTTAAGAAATTCAATACCAAAAGTTTACATGACCCAGTTCCTTCTATCTTTCTCTAAAAATCCCagtttttcatattgttcttttataaataatgatgataatactaataaatcTGCTTCTGAAAACTATAACCAAAACGGGCATTTCAATTCTGAAACTGATTGGGAAAATTTACTTAAACCCTTTGACATTGAAGATCTTCAAAAGTCACTTGCTTTTCTTACACCCTTTAGATTATGTAAATTAATTGAATTGCCCATTGATTTGGCCACTTCAATGGAACTTTTCAATTGGGCTGGTACACAAAAAGGGTATTCTCATTCTTTTGATGTATATTATGCTTTGATATATAAACTTGGTGCTGCTGCAATGTTTAAAGATATAGATAAATTGTTATtgcaaatgaaaaatgaaggaaTTGCTTTTAAAGAGTCTCTTTTTATGCTAGTTATGAGGTTTTATGGAAAGGCTGGATTGCCTGGGCAAGCTACTAGATTGTTATTGGATATGAAGGATATATATGGGTTTAAGCCTAGTTTTCGATCATATAATGTAGTGTTAGAAATTTTGGTAGCTGGGAATTGTCATAAGGTTGCTCCTAATGTTTTTTATGATATGTTGAATAAGGGTCTTTCACCAACTACTTATACTTTTGGTATTGTAATGAAGGCGCTTTGTAAGGTCAATGAACTGGACACTGCATTGTCTCTTCTTAGGGACATGACGAAGTATGGGTGTGTTCCTAATTCGATTATTTATCAGACACTTATACATGCTTTGTCGAAGCTAAACCGAGTTAATGATGCATTGACCCTTTTAGAAGAGATAATGTTGATGGGGTGTGTCCCTGATGTTGAAACATTTAATGATGTCATACGTGGCCTTTGTATGGTTAGTCGTATTCACGAGGCAGCCAAGTTGGTTGATCGGATGCTTGCTCGGGGTTTTTCCCCTAATGCTGTGACCTATGGGTATTTGATGAATGGGTTATGTAGAGCAGGACAGGTTAGTGAAGCTAAGGCTCTGTTGAAGAAAGTTGCTGAGCCAAATGTTGTGTTATTTAATACGTTGATAAAAGGGTATGTTCTGACCGGAAAGCTTGATGAAGCTAAGGAAATTGTTCGGGAAAGTATGGTGGGTTCTAAATGCGAACCAGATATATACACTTATAACTTAATAATACGCGGTCTTTGCAAAGAGGGTCTTTATGGTTCGGCTATGGAGCTTGTGGAAGACATAGACCGTAAAGGATATAAGCCAAATATCACTACTTACACTATATTGATTGATGGATTATGTAAGGAAGGTAAACTCGAGGAagctagtcatatgctggatcAAATGTCAACGAGGGGCCTCTCTTTGAATACGGTTGGGTATAATTGCTTTATATGTGCCCACTGCAAGGATGGGAACATCCATAAGGCTTTCAAATTATATGCTGAGATGTCAGGAAAAGGATGTAGACCTGATATATATACATTCAATTCTCTAATATATGGGTTATGCAAGGTTAATGAAATGGAAGAGGCTTTGAAGTTGTATAGGGATATGTTTCTAGAGGGAGTGATTGCTAACTCTGTTACTTACAATACATTAATCCATGCTTATTTGAGACAAGGTTTTATACAAGAGGCACTCAAACTTGTACATGATATGATATTTAGAGGGCTACCTCTTGATGAAATCACTTACAATGGTCTTATAAAGGCGTTATGTGAGAGCGGAGCTCTAGAAAAAGCTTTAGGGCTATTCgaagaaatggttagaaatggaAGCAAGGTTCGTGTGATTACATGTAATATACTTATCAATGGCTTTTGCCGATCAGGGAAGGTGGAAAAGGCACTAGAACTGTTGAGAGAGATGATTTATAGAGGCTTGACACCAGATATAGTCACATACAATACCCTGATAAATGGTTTGTGTAGAAATGAACGCCTCCAAGAAGCCGTTAACCTCTTAGAGCGATTACTAGTTGAAGAAATTTCTCCTGATTCTATTACTTACAACACTTTGATTAATTGGCATTGTAAGTGTGGTCTGTCAAACGATGCCTTGATGCTTTTATACAGAGGCCTGGACAATGGGTTTATCCCCAATGCAACCACatggtatatattaataaataatttcattCACAAGAAATGGAGTAACGTTTTGGGTTTCTCTTGA
- the LOC130815235 gene encoding pentatricopeptide repeat-containing protein At4g16470-like — MFISRMKSLISLKTIPIFSTSTYLPLPFFLIQKNPKLLTASFVPTSLRCCASSPPPPHQTPINPLPSTLSSSYCSGEIHVIVGPMFAGKTSSLLRRIHSEVNNGRFQAEEVKSSSLQFDTTLKDLCYSGKLREAVGLLCCTEVPVRWRTYALLLQDCIHRGAYKWGNIIHAHMVVVGFTINDYLKTKLLILYSKTEKLESACYLFDDLVDKNLNSWNSIIAGYVQKGMDDVGLSFYFKLRSIGRTPDQFTFSSVFRACASLALLGQGKKAHGVMVKCGIGQNVIVNSALMDMYFKCSCPCDGHQVFNKASNKNVITWTALISGYGHNGKIGEVLVFFEKMIKEGVKPNYVTFLAVLSACSHGGLVDEGWKYFSSMMDDFGIQPHRKHYAAMVDLLGRSGRLEEAHNFINSFPCKDNSVVWGALLGACQLHGNVKILKLAAKKYFELEPNNAGKYVVLSNTFATYALWENVADVWGLMRDCGVKKDPAYSRIEIQNEVHFFYKGDNTHKDAENTFEMLKVLSCVLQDGTFKPDLSLEY, encoded by the exons ATGTTTATATCTAGAATGAAATCCCTAATTTCTCTTAAAACTATCCCTATTTTTTCTACTTCTACCTATTTACCTCTTCCCTTTTTCCTCAtccaaaaaaaccctaaattactAACTGCTTCATTCGTGCCCACTTCCCTGCGTTGTTGCGCTTCTTCTCCTCCTCCACCTCACCAGACGCCGATAAATCCTCTTCCTTCGACATTATCGTCATCTTATTGTTCCGGTGAAATTCACGTTATTGTGGGTCCCATGTTCGCCGGAAAAACCTCCTCGCTTCTTCGACGTATTCATTCTGAAGTCAATAACGGCAG ATTTCAGGCTGAGGAAGTAAAGAGCTCTTCCCTACAATTTGATACTACGTTGAAGGATCTATGTTATTCAGGAAAATTGAGGGAAGCAGTTGGATTATTGTGCTGCACTGAAGTACCCGTTAGGTGGCGCACTTATGCTCTCTTGTTGCAAGACTGTATACATAGAGGAGCGTACAAGTGGGGAAATATAATCCATGCTCATATGGTAGTGGTTGGTTTTACTATCAATGATTACCTGAAGACCAAATTGTTGATTTTgtactctaagacagagaaaTTGGAGTCTGCCTGCTATCTATTTGATGATTTGGTGGATAAGAATTTAAATTCCTGGAACTCTATAATTGCAGGGTATGTGCAGAAAGGGATGGATGATGTAGGattgagtttttattttaagctgAGAAGTATTGGTAGGACTCCAGATCAGTTCACCTTTTCTTCTGTGTTTAGAGCGTGTGCCTCGTTGGCGTTGCTTGGGCAAGGAAAAAAAGCACATGGAGTTATGGTTAAGTGTGGAATTGGGCAAAATGTGATTGTTAATAGTGCTCTCATGGACATGTATTTCAAATGCAGTTGTCCATGTGATGGCCATCAAGTGTTTAATAAAGCTTCTAATAAAAATGTAATCACTTGGACTGCCCTCATATCTGGATATGGGCACAATGGCAAGATTGGTGAggttttggttttctttgaaaaaatgataaaagaagGTGTGAAACCCAATTATGTCACATTTCTTGCTGTGCTTTCTGCTTGTAGCCATGGGGGTCTTGTTGATGAAGGCTGGAAGTACTTCTCATCAATGATGGATGACTTTGGGATCCAGCCTCACAGGAAGCATTATGCAGCCATGGTTGATCTTTTAGGACGGTCCGGGAGATTAGAAGAGGCTCACAATTTTATTAATAGCTTTCCATGTAAGGACAATTCTGTAGTATGGGGTGCTTTGCTTGGTGCCTGTCAACTTCATGGGAATGTTAAAATTCTGAAATTGGCTGCAAAGAAATACTTTGAACTGGAGCCCAATAATGCTGGAAAATATGTTGTTCTATCAAATACTTTTGCCACTTATGCGTTGTGGGAAAATGTGGCAGATGTTTGGGGTTTGATGAGGGATTGTGGAGTGAAAAAAGATCCTGCATATAGTAGGATTGAGATTCAGAATGAAGTTCATTTCTTCTATAAGGGTGACAATACACACAAAGATGCTGAGAACACTTTTGAAATGCTGAAAGTTTTGAGCTGTGTACTACAGGATGGTACTTTCAAGCCCGATTTAAGTTTGGAGTACTGA